CGTCCCGAAGGGCAGCGTCCGCTGGATGCTGATGCCACCGTAGAAGCTCAACATGGACCCGTAGGTTCGCTTGATGTCAAAGACATCCATCACCTCAGGCTGGAAGGGATTGAAGATGTCGAGTTCGCATTCGATCAGGTCGGCAAAGAGTTCGTCGATCTTGCCACAACAGTGAAGCATGGTGAACTTGCCCCTTCCCTTGACCGCGCGGCACATCGCCGCAAAGCGCGGCTTGACATACTTGCGCCACAGGTCCGGCCCCATCAGCACGCCCCGCTGGTGGCCCCAGTCGTCGCCGAACCGAAAGATGTCCACCTTCTCCGTGCAGGCGTTCTCAATGACCGCCAGATTGAACTCCAGGATGCGGTCCAGCAGCACGTCGATCCAGCGCTCGCCGGTGGCCATCGCCATCAGGATGTTTTCCATGCCCGCCAGCGTCCAGGCCCGCTCGAAGAGCGAAAAACCCAGACTGACCAGCACGGCTGTGTTTCTGTCGGCGGCCACCCCCTGGTCGAACCCCTCATAACGTCGAGGATCGTTCGGGTCAGGGAATTCGAAGTCCGAGACATTGTCGCCCGTCACGAGGCGGTTGCAGACGACGCCGATGTCCTTGTCGATGTGGCGGTCCCACCGCACGCCGAACTCATCCTGCCAGATGTTCGGGGCCACCTCCATGAATCGCCCGTCGGGTAGATGCGGTCGGAGCCACGTGAAGCAGTTGCTCAGTTTGGATTCGAAGTCCGGATCGCCATAGTACCGAGCCATCTTCTCGCGAGCGGGCACCGTGAATCGGATGTCGTACGGGACCTTGTCCGGCCGGACGTGCGACAAGGCCGTCAGTATGCGTTCTCTGTCGTTCACGCTCGTGTCCCCCGGAACCGGGACTCAGGCGGCGGCCTGTACGGCGGCTTTCATTTTGGCCAGGCCCTCTCGTGCGACGGCGAGCGGGTCTTTGTCCCAGTACACCTGGCTGAACAGCTCCAGCGACAGGACCGCCTCGCTGCCGTTGTCGCGCAGATCGCGCAGGATCTGCGTCAGGGGCGCAATGCCGTCGCCGGGCATGACGCGGTCGCCGTCGCGAATCGTCTCGCGCGGCGGATCGGCCGGATAGTCGTTCAGATGGAACACCTGAATCGTCCGGCTGCTGATCGTCTTGAACCCGTGGAAGTCCGAGCCGCCCTTGTAGGTGTGGTACACGTCGGGCAGCAGACACGCCTTGGGGTGACCGCTCTCGATCACAACGAACATCGACTGGCCCAGCCGATGCAGGTTCTTCGAAGGCCCCCAGACCTCCACTTGCGGCACGACGCCGGTCTGGTCGCCCAGTTCCAGAAGCGCCCGATAGCGCTCGGCCGCCTTGAGCAGATCGATCTCGGCCCCGCCCGTCGCCCCGGCCGGCGGAGCGGCGATCCGCTTGCCCCCGATCTGAGCGAGCAGGTCCATCTCCCGTTTGACCTGTTCGACGGCCTCGGCTCGGACGGCGTCGTCATCGACGATCCAGCGCGCGAAGGAAATCGCGCTCTCGACGGTCAGGCCCTTGTCTTCAATGCGCTTTCGGATGTCGCGGAGCGTGCCGCCGGACCGCGTATGCTCCTGAAGGCTCGATACCCACGGCTCGATCGCGTCGTAGCCCGCCTCGGCCGTCACGTCGATCTCCCGGGCCAGGCCCAGCTTCTGACCTCGAATCGTGCTGGTGTTCAGACAATAGCGAAAGCGGCTGCCGCCACCGGTCTGCGACGGCTGCGCCCCCGCAACGGCACAGACGCGGCCGCTCGCCAGCAAAGCACCGGCCGCCAGACCAGCGGCCCCCATGACATCTCGACGCGAAATGCACTGTTCGCTCATACATCTCTCCTCGGCGACGTTCAGAATCAGTCGCGTTTGCCAAGCTGCTCCTCGATTTCCGCCAGCTTCTCGTCCAGTATCTCCTGCGTCCGCGCCTCGACGTTCAGGCGCAGCAGGGGCTCGGTGTTGCTCGGCCGGCAGTTGAACCACCACTCTTTGAAGCTTACCGTCACGCCGTCGAGCCGGTCGATCTGGCCGTCCCCGTACCGACGGGCCAGTTCTTCCATCTTGGTCTCTTTGTCCTCGACCTTGAAGTTGATCTCCCCGCTGTTGGCGTAGCGACGCAGCGGCGCGATCAGCTCGCTGATCGGCTTGTCGGCGTCGTTGATCACGTTCAGCACGTGGACCATCGTGATGGCCGCCGAATCGGCGCAGAAATTGTCGGCGTAGTAGAAGTGGCCCGACAGCTCGCCTCCGAAAACGGCGTGGGAATCGCGCATCGCCTTCTTCATGTAGGCGTGGCCGACCCGCTCGCGCCGGGGCGTTCCGCCGTGCTTGATGATCTCCTCCATCACGACCCGGCTGCTGCGAAGGTCGTAGACCACCGCCGATTTCGGCTTCTTCTCCAGGAAGTACGGCACCATCAAGGCCGTCAGCAGATCGCAACTGACGGTCTGGCCGTTCTCGTCGAGAAGCATCATGCGGTCGGCGTCCCCGTCGAAGCACAGGCCGAAGTCGCACTTCTGCCGCTTGACCATCGCGCGGACCTGGGTGAGGTTCTTCTCCTTCAGCGGGTCCGGGTCGTGTTTGAACTTGCCCGTATGCTCGAAATTGATCTCCACGATCTCGACCACGCTATCACCGAAGAGCAACGGCAGGGCCTTGCCCGCCATCCCGTTGGAGGCGTCGACGGCGATCTTCTTGTCCTTCAGGCCCGGACGCAGGAACTGGAGCACGTGCTGCTTGTACTCGGCGCCCAGGTCCTGTTCTCGGAACGAGCCGGTGGGATTGCCCTTGGTGTGCAGCATGGCCATCGCCAGATGCTGGATGTCCTTGAGCCCGGTGTCGCCGCCGATCGGGACGGCGCCGCGGCCGGAGATCTTGAACCCGTTGTACTTGGCCGGATTGTGCGAGGCGGTCACCTGCACGCCCCCGCACGTCTTGAGGTGGTTGATGGCAAAATACATCTGGGGGGTATCGATCATCCCGATGTCGACCACGCCGACGCCCGCCGAGCGAATGCCCTCGATCAGCGCCCGGGCGAGGGGCTCGCTGTGGGTCCGCATGTCCCGGCCGACGCAGATCATGTTGGCCCCCGCCTGGCCCCGCTCGTACCCGGTCATCAGCGACGGCAGGAACCGCGCCGTCGCGCAGCCGATCTTCCACGCATCCTCTTCGTTCAACTGATCGGGGTGAATGCCCCGGATGTCATACGCCTTGAAAATCTGTGGATCCATACAGCCAACTCCTTTGGTCTTGCGATGCCACTGAATCGATCCGACCGCCTGACGCGACCGCCCCCATTGAGGGGGGTTCATCATATCCGGGCCATAGGACACGTGTCAATCGCCCGTCTTGCCCTCGATCTTCTTGCAATACCGGGCCGTCTCGTGTAAGGTAGGCGCAAACTGGTCGGAGCGTGTTTTTCCGACCGACTCAGGTTGTGCTGTGATAGCCGTCCCTCGCGGCGACTCGATCGCTGGAGAGCGCCAGGAGAGTCTGAACAAGGCTTCGATTGCGGCCGAGGTCGCAGCGATGTGAATTCCGCCCTGGACGGATCTTCACAACACGTTGTATCATATAGTTTTGCGCCCGTAGCTCAGTAGGATAGAGCATCGGTTTCCTAACACGAACACGCCACTTTGTAAGTCTTTGTCTGCAAAGCGTTTGTGCTTATGTGACAAGCACTTACGACAGCAGCCGAAACTCGCCCGAACGTCAACCGAGAACGAAACGAGCATAGTTGGCGCGCGCTTGGCGCGCGCCCGTGGGCTTCGAAGTCGGTAAAGCCGGTCCATACAGAAACCATTCCAGAGCATCGTAGAGGACCAGGTTCGGGTCTTCCCTCCGCTCCCTGGCCTTGTTCAGCAAGCACTGGTGGAAACGGAACGCCAGCCCGTTCTGTTCGTGAACCTTGCGACAGGTGCGTCCTCGCTACGCCCACGAATGATGGTGAGAGCGTGAACGTGGAACACGTTCGGCAGCCGCTCCGTGTGTCGCCTTCCTGACAGAACAACGGGCATCAGGATCACAGGACACTATTCCAGAGCGAGGGAGGGAACAGGGTGGCAGTTCTTGACCTTCTTGGCGGACGCGGGGAGGAAATGCAGCGTTTCCCGTTGGCTTGTGTGGTCTCGCGCAAAGTGGATGCCCCATATGGGATTTTGCTTGAGTCCGAGCAACAGTATGTCGTAGAATATGGCGTGGGACGGGGAGCGTTCTGTAGCTATTGTAGTTGTCGGGGCCTTTGGAGCGCTGTTCTTGCGCTCGAGGAGGAGCCAGGATAACCACAAGGCAGTCGCACACCGAAACGTGATCTCATCGCGATGCGTTATGACCTGGGAGACAGGTGTATTCTGTGTCGAGAGGCAGTAAGAACGTGGGGATGTACGGAATGCTCTGAAGGAGGAATGCTATGGTTGGGAAACTCAGTTGTCTGATCCTGTGCTTGGGGGTGTTGTGCTTGGTGAGCCCCTCCGCCCGTGGGGATCTGGTGGGCCACTGGCCTTTCGATGGAAACCTGAACGACGTGGCCGGCACAGCCAACGGGACGTTCAGCGGAGGGCAGGCAAGTTACGAGAAGGGACGGGTCCGTCAAGCGATCTCGTTCGACGGGGTGGACGACTATGTGGACATTCCATCGCCCGCGAATCCCTCGGTCTACACGATTGCGGCGTGGGTCAGGCCGGCCAGGACGAGCGCGGCGGCGGTTATCACGCGGACGGACGCCTCGGGGCCGACCACAAGTTGGTCCCACCAACTGCGAATCAACGCGGTCGGCCAGTTCCACCACTACCTGTGGGTGGGTGCGGAGCGCCACGTGTCCGGCACGACGGTGATCGTTCCGGATACATGGTACCACGTAATCATCATGGCCGAGAACAACGGGCCGATGCGCATCTTCGTCAACGGCATAGAAGAAGGGACGTCCATCAGCACCGCCGGCACGCTCTGGGCCACGGGCACCCGGATCTTCGTCGGGTCCAATTCCGGTCACAGCATGGGCTGGTTCCAGGGCTTGGTGGACGACCTGCGAATCTACGATGAGGCTCTGGCGGCGGACCAGATCCGCAAGATCATGCGTGGTGATGCCGCCATGAGCTTTGACGCGTACCCGGAAGACGGCACCGCAGACGTACCTCGCGACATGGTCCTGGCCTGGACGCCAGGGGAATTCGCGGCGGCACACGACGTGTACTTCGGCACCGTGTTTGATGATGTCAACGATGCGAGCCGGGCCAACCCGAGGGGTGTGCTCGTCAGCCAGGGGCAGGCGGTGGCCACGTACGATCCGGCTGGTGTGCTCGACTTCGAGACGACCTATTACTGGCGCATTGATGAGGTCAACGCGCCGCCGACCAACACCATCTTCAAAGGCGATGTCTGGGGCTTCACAACCGAGCCCGTCGGCTATCCCATTGCCAACATCGTCGCCACCAGCAACGGCCGTTCCGAGGAGGCCGCCGGACCGCAGAACACCGTCAATGGTTCCGGCCTTGATGCCGCCGATCAGCATTCGACCGCCAGCGATGACATGTGGCTGGCCACACCCGGAGCCGACCCCCTGTGGATACAGTATGAGTTCGACCGCGTCTACAAGCTCCACCAGATGCTCGTCTGGAACTACAACGTCCAGTTCGAACTGCTCCTGGGCTTCGGGATCAAGAACGTGACAGTCGAGTACTCCGAGAACGGGACCGATTGGGCGAGTCTGGGCGACGTCGACTTGGCCCGGGCCACCGCCAAAGCGACGTACACGGCCAATACGATCGTCGATTTCGGCGGGGTTCCCGTCAAGTACGTGCGCCTGAATGTCAACAGCGGCTACGGGATGATGGGCCAGTACGGACTCAGCGAGGTCCGCTTCCTGTTCATCCCCGCCCAGGCCCGCGAACCCCAGCCAGCCGCCGGCGCCACCGACGTGGAAGTCGGCACAGCTCTGAGTTGGCGGTCCGGTCGCGAGGCCGTCTCGCACGAGGTGTATCTGGGCACGGACGCAGATGCCTTGACCTTGGCCGGCACGGTTGGCAGCCCCGTGTTCGCTCCGAGTGACCTTCAGTTCGGGCGCACCTATCACTGGCGGATCGACGAAGTCAACGAGGCTGACGCCGTCACGGTATGGGCCGGCGAATTCTGGAGTTTCTCGACGCAGGAGTATGCGTTGATCGACGGGTTCGAGACGTACAACGACGACATCGACGCCGGCACGGCGATCTTCGACACCTGGCTGGATGGCTGGGTCAACAACACCGGCTCGACGGTCGGCCATCTCCAGACGCCTTTCGCCGAGCGAACGATCGTCCACCGTGGCCGTCAGGCCATGCCGCTGTTCTACGACAATACGAACTCGCCGTTCTACTCCGAGGCCGAGCGGACCTTTGCCAATACGAACTGGTCGGGCAACGGCGCCGACACGCTCGTGCTCTACGTCCGCGGCAACGCGCCGGCGTTCGCCGAAACAGCCGATGGACAGATCATCATGAACGCGATCGGCAGCGACATCTGGGGTGCTGCCGATCAGTTCCGCTTTGCCTACAAGAGCCTCAGCGGCAACGGCTCGATCGTGGTGCGGGTCGACAGCCTGATCCGCAGCGACGAATGGGCGAAGGCCGGCGTGATGATTCGCGAGACACTCGAAGCCGGCTCGAAGCATGCCTTCGTAGCCGTGACGCCGACGCCATCCCACGGGGTCTCGTTCCAGCGTCGTCCGGTCGCCGCAGCGGCCAGCGCCAATACGGACGTGGCCGACATCGCGATCCCGCACTGGGTGAAGCTGACCCGGACGGGCAACCTCCTCACGGCCCAGCAGTCGCAAGACGGCGTGAACTGGGTGAACATCACCCCCGCGACACCGGTGGAAATCACGATGGCCGCCAACGTCTACATCGGTCTGGCGTTGACCAGCCACAACACGACCGTCTCGACGGCGGCCGAGTTCTCCAACGTGACCATGACCGGCAGCGTCACGGGCGCCTGGCAGACGGCCGAAATCGGCGTCACCCAGCCGACGGGCAACGACTCGGCCGAGCCGATGTACGTACGGATCGAGGACGCTACGGGCAGGAGCGCCACGGTCGTGAACCCGGATGAAGCGATCACACTGCGCCCATCGTGGCAGGAATGGAGAGTCTCGTACGGCGATCTGGCCGGTGTGAATCTGGGCCGGGTCCAGAAGATGGTGATCGGCGTCGGCAGCAAGACCAGTCCGAGGGCCGGCGGCAAGGGCGTCGTTTACGTCGACGACATCGGGTTCGGCCGACCGGCCGGCACACGATAGCGTTCTGACATACGGCATTTGGTGCAGTATCATTCAGGGCCCGTGCCAACTTGGCGTGGGCCCTTTCCTTTCAAGGCCTGCGCCCGCTCCGATAATCGACGAAAGTCATCGGGGGATACGGCGATGACCGGGAGAGTGGATCGCCTTGTGGATACGAAAAGAACGGGCGCGTTTCCGCAGCCGCTCCGGGGGTCGCTGTCCCTGCTGAACTCTCGGCTGCTGCCAGGGACTTTGGAATCACGACTGACTATTTGAAAGCGGAGGAGAGGAAGCAGAGGGAGGGGATAGAAGCAGAAGGGTCAAGGGGCGGGCTGCTATTGCTGGCCGGTGGGCAGGGTGGAAGGCTCAACTGTCAGGGTGACGGACGACGGGACGGACAGAGACTGGGCGCCTGGGCGGGGGCGAAACGCTTGCATTCTGCCTGCGTTCCTGAGAGAATGGTGCTGTTTGGGGGGCAGCACGGTGGGGAGTTGGCATGACGGATGTGACGCGCATCTTGAACGCCATTGAACGGGGGGACGCGAAGGCTACAGACGAACTGCTCCCTTTGGTCTACGAAGAACTACGTATACTGGCCGCTCAGAAGCTGTCCCATGAGTCGCCCGGGCAGACACTCCAAGCCACCGCCCTGGTGCATGAGGCCTACATCCGCCTGGTGGGAGATAAACCCCAAAGCTGGGACAATCATGGTCATTTCTTTGCCGCCGCGGCGGAGGCGATGCGGCGGATTCTCGTCGAAAATGCCCGACGCAAGAAGTGTCATAGACACGGTGGCGGAAGACAGCGAGTCGAACTGGATGAAGGAGCGATTTTGGCTCCCGACGATGTTCCTCCTGACGACATGCTGGCGCTGGATGAGGCCTTGGAGAGACTTGCAGACCATAACAAGCCGATGGCGGACCTGGTGAAGCTACGAGCCTTTGCCGGATTGACGGGCAAGCAGGCCGCCGAAGCACTGGGCATATCCGAGTCCAAGGCATGTGAAGACCTCGCCTATGCTCGGGCGTGGCTTGCCCTGGAAATAGGCAAGGGCGACCACTCCCCTGTCGCCTGACACGGTCTGGCGCCCTGGACGGCGAAGTTCTTTGCTTTTTTTTCCATTTCCGGCGAATTTCGCGCCCTGGAATTTCGCATTGTACTTCGGAGACAAACATATGTCCGATCAATGCAAAGACGAAGAGGCCATCTTCAAGGCGGCTGTGAAACTCAGGACTCCTCCCGAGCAGGAGGCCTATATCGAGGAGGTTTGCGGCGATGACCCGGCCCTCCTGGCCAGGCTGAAGTCGCTGCTCAAGGCCCACGACAAGGGACACGCCGTGCTGGACGCATTGATACAACCGCCCGGAGTGGGCATCGATAGTCCTGCCATCTCTGAGGGCCCCGGCACGGTCATCGGCCACTACAAGCTGCTGGAGAGGATTGGCGAGGGGGGGATGGCGGTCGTCTATATGGCCGAGCAGGAGCGGCCGATCCGGCGGAAGGTGGCCCTGAAGATCATCAAGCTCGGGATGGACACCCGGCAGGTGATCGCCCGGTTCGAGGCCGAGCGGCAGGCCCTGGCGATGATGGACCATCCGAGCATCGCCAAGGTGTTGGACGCCGGAGCGACCGAGACCGGCCGGCCGTACTTCGTCATGGAACTGGTCCAGGGCGTCTCAATCACCGAGTACTGCGACAAGAACAACCTCAGCACCAAGGACCGGCTGGCCCTGTTCCTGGCGGTCTGCAACGCCGCAGACAGACCCGCAATACTCCATTCTCCTTGAACAGCGCAGCGAGGTCTTGTTGCGGATGGGTGAGTACGAGCGCGTGATCGCCGAGGCCCCGGCGAGGGCGAAAGATCTTTCGCCCCTACGGTACCACCTCTTCGCCGCTTTGACGGCGCTCGGGCAGTACGACAAAGCGGACGCCCTGTTCCGCGAGATCATCGCACCGGGCCACGAGGCACGCCGCAAGTTCGGCGACTGGTGCGCCAAGTACGTCTTCGACACACTGGCAGCCGGACGGTCAGGGGGACATCGCAGCGAAGATGTTCTGATTTATTCTGGCTCCTCAATTTCTTTGTTCATCAAGACTTAGCAGTCCTGCTGTCATCATAAGTGACGAACTGACCCCCGCTGGTTACGTTCTGTCCCCCCTCACGTCACCTCCCTTGGAGTCTTTCGGGCACGATTTCGCCGCATTGGCAGAGCGCTATGTGAACCAGATTGTCGAGAGCAGGCTCACAGACCTCAGCACGACATTGGGTGTATCAACTGGCAGCCTCAGGCGGCTTCGGGTTGGTTGGGACGGGCGAGCATACAGTTTCCCCATGAGCAATGCCTGCCGAGAGACAATCGGCATCCGACGACGATTCCCGAGCGGCGGCAAGGCCGCTGTGAAAGGCAGTCAAACGGGGTTATTTGTTCCGCTCGACCTGATCGCCGAAGGGCCATTGCTGATCGTCGAGGGCGAATCGGATCTGGCCGCCGCGCTGGATCTGGGGTTCTCCGCAATCGGTCGTCCGAATTGTACGGCGATGGTCCGGATGACCGTTGAGTTCGCTCGTCTATATCGTGAAGTGGTGGTCGTTGGCGATAACGATGAGCCGGGACACAGAGGGGCCGATGCCGGGTTGGCAGCGCTGGATGACTTCGCCGTCGCGGTTGAGAAGAACCTTCGGACTGGCGGCGAGTTCGAATCGATGCGCGATTGGGCTGGAAAGCTCGTGGGCGCGGTGTGCCGGATCGCCGGGATCCTGCATGGCTTGATGCATACCGGCTCGCAGGGTCTCCAAGGTCAGCCAATCGACCTGGAGACCACACTCGGCGCCATAGCCATTGGTGAATATCTGGTCCCACACGCCCAAGCCGCCTTCTTCGAGATGGGGGCTGACCCTGCCATCGACATCGCCCGGAAGATTCTCGGCTTGATAGAGGAAGAGGCGCTCTCAGTGTTCAGCAAACGGGATGCGTTTAACAAATGTCGAGGGGCGGTTCACAAGGTCACTGAGATGGATGAACCGATACGATTGCTTGCGGACCACGGGTACATTCGAGAGCGCCAGTTACAGCGCGTGGGATCAGGGAGAAAACCCAGTCCGACGTATGAGGTGAATCCGCTGTGGCTCGCGCAGAATACGCACAATACGCACAATTACCCTCTCATCGCTAATTCTGCGGATTCTGCGCAATGTGCGCAGGAGGTTCCGGTATGATTTTTGCCCTTGAACGTCTGCGAGCCCTGCGTGCGGTCCAGGACTTCGACCCCACGGTCATCAACGACCCAGCAGACCTCCCGATGGACTGGCGGATCGACTGGGAAGAACGAGCGGCCATCCTGGAATACGACGGGGGCCTAAATCGGGAGGAAGCTGACCGGCAGGCTCTCGATGAGATCGTAGACCGATTACGACGCATGGAGGGGATTAGTTGATGGATCGCTGCGATATATCGGCGACTGGTCCTGCCATTCTCCCGAACGAAAACGGTGGGTTCGTCCCTTGTCCCGAGCTCATGACCGAGAGCGAAGTGATCGCATTTCTGAGAGTTCCCGAGATCTCGAAGGCCAAGGACCATCGGCATGTAATCGAGCACCTGAAGCGAATGCGTGGCCTGCCTTGTATCCATATCGCCCGGCAGCCGCTTTATCCGCGCGCGGCGATCCTGGACTGGATCGAGCGGGAGGTGGAAAAGGGAACGAGATGATGACAATCACCGCGTCAAGGTCTATACTGTTCACCGGACCGGCTTTACCGACTCACGCCCGAAGGGAGGTGAGATAGCATGGTGAAACAGTTGGTAAAGCTACGAACAAGACCGTCACGTGACAGCAAGACGTTTGTCCTCATGCTCGATTACATCGACGCGAGCGGCAAACGGAACCGCGAGTCTCTCGGTCATGCCGACAAACGAAAAGCTGAACGGCAGCGGGCCCAGAAAGAGCGTGAGCTTCGGATGGGTATCGTCGTACCGGAGCGTATGCGGTTGAGTGAGCTGCTGGCCGACAGCCGGGAGCGAACCCGTGGGCAGGTTCGAGAAACCACGCTTACGGATCGCGACGAGGCCATGCGGCACTTGATTGACGCTGTTGGGGACATTGACGTGCAGGAGGTAAGTCATCGACATGCAGAGGTCTTCATCCAGGTCCGGCTGGACGCGGGAAACGCCCCGGCCACGGTCAACAAGAAGGTCTCTGCCCTGAAGCGGCTGTTCCAGTTGGCCGTCCTGCGCGGCCAGTTGGAAACAAACCCCTTTCGACACGTCAC
The window above is part of the Anaerobaca lacustris genome. Proteins encoded here:
- a CDS encoding sugar phosphate isomerase/epimerase family protein, whose translation is MSEQCISRRDVMGAAGLAAGALLASGRVCAVAGAQPSQTGGGSRFRYCLNTSTIRGQKLGLAREIDVTAEAGYDAIEPWVSSLQEHTRSGGTLRDIRKRIEDKGLTVESAISFARWIVDDDAVRAEAVEQVKREMDLLAQIGGKRIAAPPAGATGGAEIDLLKAAERYRALLELGDQTGVVPQVEVWGPSKNLHRLGQSMFVVIESGHPKACLLPDVYHTYKGGSDFHGFKTISSRTIQVFHLNDYPADPPRETIRDGDRVMPGDGIAPLTQILRDLRDNGSEAVLSLELFSQVYWDKDPLAVAREGLAKMKAAVQAAA
- a CDS encoding uroporphyrinogen decarboxylase family protein, which encodes MNDRERILTALSHVRPDKVPYDIRFTVPAREKMARYYGDPDFESKLSNCFTWLRPHLPDGRFMEVAPNIWQDEFGVRWDRHIDKDIGVVCNRLVTGDNVSDFEFPDPNDPRRYEGFDQGVAADRNTAVLVSLGFSLFERAWTLAGMENILMAMATGERWIDVLLDRILEFNLAVIENACTEKVDIFRFGDDWGHQRGVLMGPDLWRKYVKPRFAAMCRAVKGRGKFTMLHCCGKIDELFADLIECELDIFNPFQPEVMDVFDIKRTYGSMLSFYGGISIQRTLPFGTARQVRDEVRRLIDVVGEHGGYIASPSHDIPGDAKAENVAAMIEVLQNQ
- a CDS encoding phosphomannomutase/phosphoglucomutase; protein product: MDPQIFKAYDIRGIHPDQLNEEDAWKIGCATARFLPSLMTGYERGQAGANMICVGRDMRTHSEPLARALIEGIRSAGVGVVDIGMIDTPQMYFAINHLKTCGGVQVTASHNPAKYNGFKISGRGAVPIGGDTGLKDIQHLAMAMLHTKGNPTGSFREQDLGAEYKQHVLQFLRPGLKDKKIAVDASNGMAGKALPLLFGDSVVEIVEINFEHTGKFKHDPDPLKEKNLTQVRAMVKRQKCDFGLCFDGDADRMMLLDENGQTVSCDLLTALMVPYFLEKKPKSAVVYDLRSSRVVMEEIIKHGGTPRRERVGHAYMKKAMRDSHAVFGGELSGHFYYADNFCADSAAITMVHVLNVINDADKPISELIAPLRRYANSGEINFKVEDKETKMEELARRYGDGQIDRLDGVTVSFKEWWFNCRPSNTEPLLRLNVEARTQEILDEKLAEIEEQLGKRD
- a CDS encoding DUF3987 domain-containing protein; amino-acid sequence: MSNACRETIGIRRRFPSGGKAAVKGSQTGLFVPLDLIAEGPLLIVEGESDLAAALDLGFSAIGRPNCTAMVRMTVEFARLYREVVVVGDNDEPGHRGADAGLAALDDFAVAVEKNLRTGGEFESMRDWAGKLVGAVCRIAGILHGLMHTGSQGLQGQPIDLETTLGAIAIGEYLVPHAQAAFFEMGADPAIDIARKILGLIEEEALSVFSKRDAFNKCRGAVHKVTEMDEPIRLLADHGYIRERQLQRVGSGRKPSPTYEVNPLWLAQNTHNTHNYPLIANSADSAQCAQEVPV
- a CDS encoding serine/threonine protein kinase, translated to MSDQCKDEEAIFKAAVKLRTPPEQEAYIEEVCGDDPALLARLKSLLKAHDKGHAVLDALIQPPGVGIDSPAISEGPGTVIGHYKLLERIGEGGMAVVYMAEQERPIRRKVALKIIKLGMDTRQVIARFEAERQALAMMDHPSIAKVLDAGATETGRPYFVMELVQGVSITEYCDKNNLSTKDRLALFLAVCNAADRPAILHSP
- a CDS encoding ECF-type sigma factor, whose protein sequence is MTDVTRILNAIERGDAKATDELLPLVYEELRILAAQKLSHESPGQTLQATALVHEAYIRLVGDKPQSWDNHGHFFAAAAEAMRRILVENARRKKCHRHGGGRQRVELDEGAILAPDDVPPDDMLALDEALERLADHNKPMADLVKLRAFAGLTGKQAAEALGISESKACEDLAYARAWLALEIGKGDHSPVA
- a CDS encoding LamG-like jellyroll fold domain-containing protein, yielding MVGKLSCLILCLGVLCLVSPSARGDLVGHWPFDGNLNDVAGTANGTFSGGQASYEKGRVRQAISFDGVDDYVDIPSPANPSVYTIAAWVRPARTSAAAVITRTDASGPTTSWSHQLRINAVGQFHHYLWVGAERHVSGTTVIVPDTWYHVIIMAENNGPMRIFVNGIEEGTSISTAGTLWATGTRIFVGSNSGHSMGWFQGLVDDLRIYDEALAADQIRKIMRGDAAMSFDAYPEDGTADVPRDMVLAWTPGEFAAAHDVYFGTVFDDVNDASRANPRGVLVSQGQAVATYDPAGVLDFETTYYWRIDEVNAPPTNTIFKGDVWGFTTEPVGYPIANIVATSNGRSEEAAGPQNTVNGSGLDAADQHSTASDDMWLATPGADPLWIQYEFDRVYKLHQMLVWNYNVQFELLLGFGIKNVTVEYSENGTDWASLGDVDLARATAKATYTANTIVDFGGVPVKYVRLNVNSGYGMMGQYGLSEVRFLFIPAQAREPQPAAGATDVEVGTALSWRSGREAVSHEVYLGTDADALTLAGTVGSPVFAPSDLQFGRTYHWRIDEVNEADAVTVWAGEFWSFSTQEYALIDGFETYNDDIDAGTAIFDTWLDGWVNNTGSTVGHLQTPFAERTIVHRGRQAMPLFYDNTNSPFYSEAERTFANTNWSGNGADTLVLYVRGNAPAFAETADGQIIMNAIGSDIWGAADQFRFAYKSLSGNGSIVVRVDSLIRSDEWAKAGVMIRETLEAGSKHAFVAVTPTPSHGVSFQRRPVAAAASANTDVADIAIPHWVKLTRTGNLLTAQQSQDGVNWVNITPATPVEITMAANVYIGLALTSHNTTVSTAAEFSNVTMTGSVTGAWQTAEIGVTQPTGNDSAEPMYVRIEDATGRSATVVNPDEAITLRPSWQEWRVSYGDLAGVNLGRVQKMVIGVGSKTSPRAGGKGVVYVDDIGFGRPAGTR